In Shinella zoogloeoides, one DNA window encodes the following:
- a CDS encoding RloB family protein, whose translation MAKRHRFERLENRVVRKVGRKRPYDRMLIVCEGAKTEVNYFEAIRKDKRLPTAHIAVMPSDYGTSPLQIVQYAIDRFNQTKEFDRVYVVFDRDDHLTYHNALAKAGATDKALKNDGGVKVPFVAIPSVPNFELWVLLHFRDVLAPIHRDVVYAELKKPAAYPGYAKNSVTVFTDTKELIPAAKARAEALRDSFNAHDGNDPYTDVDVLTGELLKIAGRFN comes from the coding sequence TTGGCCAAACGTCACCGCTTCGAGCGACTGGAAAACCGTGTTGTCCGGAAGGTGGGCCGCAAGCGGCCCTACGACCGTATGTTGATCGTCTGTGAGGGTGCCAAGACCGAGGTCAACTATTTCGAGGCCATCCGCAAAGACAAGCGCCTGCCTACGGCTCATATTGCCGTGATGCCGTCGGACTACGGGACATCGCCGCTGCAGATAGTGCAATACGCGATTGACCGGTTCAACCAGACCAAGGAATTCGACCGGGTTTATGTGGTATTCGATCGGGATGACCACCTGACTTATCACAACGCATTGGCGAAGGCCGGAGCAACCGACAAGGCTTTGAAAAATGATGGAGGCGTCAAGGTTCCCTTCGTCGCGATTCCTTCCGTACCGAACTTCGAGCTGTGGGTTCTGCTGCACTTCCGCGACGTCCTTGCACCCATTCATCGTGACGTGGTCTACGCGGAACTGAAGAAGCCCGCAGCCTATCCCGGATATGCGAAGAACAGTGTGACGGTGTTCACCGATACCAAGGAGCTGATTCCGGCCGCCAAAGCGCGTGCCGAGGCGTTGCGCGATAGCTTTAATGCCCACGACGGTAACGACCCCTATACAGATGTAGACGTTCTGACGGGTGAGCTGCTGAAAATAGCTGGACGATTTAATTGA
- a CDS encoding IS3 family transposase (programmed frameshift), whose amino-acid sequence MTRRPRRNHSPAFKAKVALAAIRGEQTLVELSQQFDVHANQIKQWKDQLLEGATGVFGDETKAEPSGPTIDVKTLHAKIGELTLENGFFIRCARQGGIAGRKEMIDREHKLSVVRQAKLLGFSRGSVYYLPRPVSDGDLALMRRIDELHLDYPFAGSRMLQGLLRGEGLETGRRHVATLMKKMGIEAIYRRPNTSKPAPGHKIYPYLLRKLAVTRPNQVWAMDLTYIPMARGFVYLCAVVDWFSRKVLSWRLSITMEAAFCIEAVEEALARHGRPEIFNTDQGSQFTSIDFTAVLKRSQIAISMDGKGAWRDNVFVERLWRSIKYEEVYLHAYKTVSEARAGIGRYLNFYNTRRPHSSLDRRTPDQAYFNALTPMMVAA is encoded by the exons ATGACGAGACGACCGCGCCGGAACCATAGCCCGGCTTTCAAGGCGAAGGTGGCACTTGCCGCCATCCGAGGTGAGCAGACGCTGGTGGAGTTGTCCCAGCAGTTCGATGTGCACGCCAACCAGATCAAGCAATGGAAAGACCAGCTCCTTGAGGGGGCGACAGGTGTGTTCGGCGATGAAACGAAAGCGGAGCCGTCGGGTCCGACCATCGATGTCAAAACGCTGCACGCGAAAATCGGCGAACTGACACTGGAGAACG GATTTTTTATCCGGTGCGCTCGGCAAGGCGGGATTGCTGGGCGGAAAGAAATGATCGACCGCGAGCACAAGCTATCCGTCGTGCGCCAGGCGAAGCTTCTCGGCTTCAGCCGTGGCAGCGTCTACTATCTGCCTCGTCCGGTGTCTGACGGCGATCTGGCCCTTATGCGCCGGATTGACGAATTGCATCTCGACTACCCCTTTGCCGGAAGTCGGATGTTGCAAGGGCTCTTGAGAGGAGAAGGTCTGGAGACCGGGCGGCGACACGTCGCCACGCTGATGAAGAAGATGGGCATCGAGGCGATCTACCGCCGCCCGAACACCTCGAAACCAGCGCCAGGGCACAAAATTTATCCCTACCTCCTACGAAAGCTGGCAGTCACCCGGCCCAATCAGGTCTGGGCAATGGACCTGACCTACATCCCCATGGCGCGGGGATTTGTCTATCTGTGCGCCGTCGTGGACTGGTTCAGCCGGAAGGTCTTGTCATGGCGGTTGTCGATCACGATGGAAGCAGCCTTCTGCATCGAGGCGGTGGAGGAGGCACTTGCCCGTCATGGCAGGCCGGAAATCTTCAATACCGACCAGGGATCGCAGTTCACCTCCATCGACTTCACCGCCGTGCTGAAGAGGTCACAGATCGCCATCTCGATGGATGGCAAGGGTGCGTGGCGAGACAATGTCTTCGTCGAGCGGCTCTGGCGTTCGATCAAATACGAGGAAGTCTACCTCCATGCCTACAAGACTGTGTCCGAGGCACGCGCTGGCATCGGCCGATATCTGAACTTCTACAACACCAGACGCCCACATTCATCCCTTGACCGGCGGACGCCGGATCAGGCCTACTTCAACGCGCTGACACCAATGATGGTGGCGGCATAA
- a CDS encoding type II toxin-antitoxin system HicB family antitoxin — protein sequence MTMMHYKGYEAVVEFDEEAEIFHGEVINLRDVITFQGASAAELKQAFAESVEDYLAFCAERGEEPEKPFSGQFVVRTEPGLHKALTVAARRAGVSLNKWVTSTLERAVG from the coding sequence ATGACCATGATGCACTACAAGGGCTATGAAGCTGTCGTCGAGTTCGACGAGGAGGCCGAGATTTTTCACGGCGAAGTCATCAACCTGCGCGATGTGATTACCTTCCAGGGCGCATCGGCGGCCGAACTGAAGCAAGCATTTGCGGAATCTGTCGAGGATTACCTGGCATTCTGCGCCGAGCGCGGCGAGGAACCGGAAAAGCCCTTCTCCGGACAGTTCGTGGTGCGTACCGAACCAGGCTTGCATAAAGCGCTGACGGTGGCCGCCCGCCGTGCCGGTGTCAGCCTGAACAAATGGGTCACATCCACGCTGGAACGGGCGGTCGGCTAG
- a CDS encoding DNA methyltransferase, whose translation MSPVRPRAENGHLVFDHEVPRSGVLQGDCLTAMPSLPGGCVDLVLTDPPYVCGYRDRSGRTVANDTCTDWLVPAYAEIYRVMKPGTLCITFYGWTATDSFMAAWRAAGFRLVGHLVFCKDYASRTGLFRSMHENAYVLAKGRAAMPAEALSDVRNWVYTGNKLHPTEKSVEVLKPLIRAYCPEGGLVFDPFAGSGSTLVAARDTGREYLGIELDPDHAATAARRLR comes from the coding sequence ATGAGCCCCGTCCGCCCACGGGCGGAAAACGGCCACCTCGTGTTCGACCATGAAGTGCCTCGCAGTGGCGTTCTCCAGGGAGACTGCCTGACAGCGATGCCAAGCCTTCCGGGCGGATGTGTGGACCTGGTGCTGACCGACCCGCCTTATGTCTGTGGCTACCGTGACCGCAGCGGGCGGACGGTGGCTAACGATACCTGCACCGACTGGCTGGTACCTGCCTATGCTGAAATTTACCGTGTCATGAAGCCGGGAACCCTCTGCATCACATTCTATGGCTGGACGGCGACCGACTCCTTCATGGCGGCGTGGCGCGCCGCCGGGTTCAGGCTCGTTGGTCACCTTGTGTTCTGCAAGGACTACGCGTCGCGCACGGGCCTTTTCCGGAGCATGCATGAAAACGCCTATGTGCTGGCCAAGGGGCGCGCCGCGATGCCCGCCGAGGCGTTGTCCGACGTGCGGAACTGGGTCTACACCGGCAACAAGCTGCATCCGACCGAGAAATCCGTCGAGGTTCTCAAGCCCCTCATCCGCGCCTACTGTCCGGAGGGCGGGTTGGTGTTTGACCCGTTTGCCGGGTCTGGTTCCACGCTCGTGGCCGCAAGGGACACTGGGCGCGAGTATCTTGGTATCGAGCTTGACCCCGACCATGCCGCCACCGCCGCAAGGCGGTTGCGATGA
- a CDS encoding AAA family ATPase — protein MLLDFRFTNFRSFRDEAVFSLAASADTTLESTHTRPTGLEKVKRILTSAAIYGANASGKSNVIRALQFMQLMVMTSNQIQPDQESTLTPFRMRPDFADHPTLFEATFLIEGVRYQYGFEMNRRQILGEWLLVYEKAKPQVWFSRTYNEKKAKYEYTYSDYFVGQKKVWEISTRKEVLFLTTAVQLNSEQLKPLYQCFAEDLVVLPDGPGVGFGFTAGYVQSAGNRERVQSVMMTADTGISSISVEKRMGRQFHLSFPGGAPEVQDAEFDVPQFGHTAGGDVYKFDIGEESAGTQILFELAGPILDILQKGRILVVDELDRSLHPLLVLKIVQMFNDPELNRNGAQLIFSTHDVSLLDGGKLRRDQVWFTEKDNEQVSHLFPLLEFSPRKGEALEKGYLSGRYGGIPILG, from the coding sequence ATGCTGCTCGATTTTCGCTTCACCAACTTTCGTTCTTTCCGGGACGAGGCTGTCTTTAGCTTGGCTGCCAGCGCGGACACCACGCTAGAGAGTACCCACACGCGCCCTACCGGGCTGGAGAAGGTCAAGCGCATCCTTACTAGCGCCGCCATTTATGGTGCCAATGCCAGCGGGAAGTCGAATGTCATCCGCGCCTTGCAGTTCATGCAGCTGATGGTAATGACCTCCAACCAGATCCAGCCCGATCAGGAAAGCACGCTTACGCCGTTCCGCATGAGGCCGGACTTCGCAGACCACCCTACGCTGTTCGAGGCGACATTCCTTATTGAAGGGGTCCGCTACCAATACGGCTTTGAGATGAATCGGCGTCAGATCCTCGGGGAATGGCTTCTGGTCTATGAAAAAGCCAAGCCGCAGGTCTGGTTCTCGCGCACCTATAACGAGAAGAAAGCGAAATACGAATATACCTACAGCGACTATTTCGTGGGGCAGAAAAAGGTCTGGGAGATCTCGACGCGCAAGGAGGTGCTTTTCCTTACCACCGCCGTCCAGCTCAACAGTGAGCAGCTAAAACCCCTCTATCAATGCTTTGCCGAGGATCTGGTGGTGCTGCCCGACGGACCGGGTGTCGGTTTCGGCTTTACAGCTGGCTACGTGCAGAGCGCAGGCAATCGTGAACGGGTTCAATCCGTCATGATGACTGCAGATACGGGCATATCCAGCATCTCGGTGGAAAAGCGGATGGGACGTCAGTTTCACCTCAGCTTTCCTGGAGGGGCGCCGGAGGTCCAGGACGCGGAGTTTGACGTTCCGCAGTTCGGGCACACGGCCGGTGGCGACGTTTACAAGTTTGATATCGGTGAGGAATCGGCCGGAACCCAAATCCTGTTCGAGCTGGCAGGTCCGATCCTGGATATTCTGCAGAAAGGCCGCATCCTGGTGGTGGATGAACTGGATCGCAGCCTCCACCCCCTGCTTGTCTTGAAGATAGTCCAGATGTTTAATGACCCTGAGTTGAATCGGAATGGTGCCCAGCTGATTTTCTCAACCCATGACGTGTCGCTGCTCGACGGAGGAAAGCTTCGGCGCGACCAGGTATGGTTTACCGAGAAAGACAATGAACAGGTCTCCCATCTGTTCCCGCTGCTGGAGTTCTCGCCCCGGAAGGGCGAAGCCCTTGAAAAGGGTTACCTCAGCGGGCGGTACGGTGGCATTCCGATACTGGGGTAA
- a CDS encoding type II toxin-antitoxin system RelE/ParE family toxin, which produces MNVHITEEARADLERIGDYIAIDNPVRADTFVWELTNRCLALADMPRAFPLVPRYEHTGVRRRPHGDYLIFYQVGVDTVDILHVLNGAQNYEAILFPEA; this is translated from the coding sequence GTGAATGTGCATATCACGGAGGAGGCGAGAGCCGACCTTGAGCGTATCGGTGATTATATCGCTATAGATAACCCCGTGCGTGCCGATACCTTCGTGTGGGAACTGACCAACCGATGCCTTGCGCTGGCTGACATGCCCCGCGCCTTCCCGTTGGTGCCGCGCTACGAACATACCGGCGTGCGCCGCCGCCCCCATGGCGATTACCTGATTTTCTATCAGGTCGGCGTTGATACCGTGGACATCTTGCATGTCCTCAACGGCGCCCAGAACTACGAAGCCATTCTGTTCCCCGAGGCGTAA
- a CDS encoding Tn3 family transposase: protein MARRALLSEAWWQQATTIPDNEREIAKHYTLDRSDLDLIMRQNKAANRLGLACVLATLRYPGRPLANGEVLPAGVLRFLARQIGVDHHEIERYFERPQTRREHLALLFDRMQMRPFVPSDVRALTGWLTPAAQTLRQADVLADMVVEELRRRRILLPARPALEAIIHVAIRRGIRIAHRALAGGISEGQKLDLDKLLDPREGTSVTILAWARTPALSPAAVNLDRIAERIRFLRSLNLPTTLMDRIPAKVFDEFAAEGTRMSAQHLRDLNTERRHAVLAATVLHLSRHLTDCAIDMFKKLMGILTRRANNQAAARVTRSVREVQTPLKDVSKVCHAIIKAREKGEDMAKALDLVIQWPAFTTSVQAVDTLIAPDVIDGKIEMLQRYPTIRKLAPQFLSTLVFRGHAVAATLLRALSVVAGLYRTGKRTIPDKAPISFAPKGWMPLILKDGKIDRRAYELCLFSELKRRLDAGDVWVEGAKRFQSFESFLIPTPTFELMREEGPLPIAVDTDVETYLRQQRQLLNDGLADLSRLAAAGELDDVELTGAGFSVTPHKAMFPDIAKPLKLKVESRLPAIRITDLLLEVDARTEFSNAFTHLRSGRTADNKLALLTAILADGINLGLTRMADVSPGITMRQLAWAHDWHIREEGYTAAHAILVNAQRQLPLASLWGDGTTSSSDGQYFPAGGHAEAIGDLNGRYGPNPGAKFYRFTSDQYGAFYIIAMNANASEAIYVLDGLLYHGSDLAIETHYVDTGGVSDMSFALCHLVGFQIVPRLRGLKDRKLYLFPGDAPPENLAPLVGEHINVERIKANWNDILRLVTTIRSGQVRPSTVLAKLSAFPRQNGLALALRDLGRINRSIFLPQWWQNPEMRRNATVGLNKSESQNTLARALFFNRLGELRDRTFESQFYRASGLNLLINAIVYWNTLYLEPAFAELNRDGIPTPLDIIKHITPLGWQHISLTGDYIWTPTDGVDLRPLRRETSILAA, encoded by the coding sequence ATGGCGCGAAGAGCATTACTGAGCGAGGCATGGTGGCAACAGGCGACGACCATCCCGGATAACGAAAGGGAGATCGCCAAACATTATACGCTGGATCGATCGGATCTCGACCTGATCATGCGACAGAACAAGGCCGCGAACAGACTGGGCCTCGCCTGTGTTCTGGCCACGCTACGATACCCTGGCCGACCGCTTGCGAATGGCGAGGTCCTGCCGGCTGGCGTCTTACGATTTCTGGCGCGGCAGATCGGCGTCGATCACCATGAGATCGAACGTTATTTCGAGCGCCCACAGACGCGGCGCGAGCATCTGGCCCTGCTTTTCGACAGAATGCAGATGCGTCCGTTTGTGCCTTCGGACGTGCGGGCACTCACAGGCTGGCTGACACCTGCCGCACAAACCCTGCGCCAGGCCGATGTATTGGCGGATATGGTCGTGGAAGAACTGCGACGCAGGAGAATTCTCTTGCCAGCGCGGCCAGCGCTCGAAGCCATCATTCATGTGGCGATCAGGCGCGGCATTCGTATTGCTCATCGGGCCTTGGCCGGCGGGATCTCAGAAGGCCAAAAGCTCGATCTGGACAAGCTTCTCGATCCGCGTGAGGGGACAAGCGTGACCATTCTTGCCTGGGCGAGAACGCCGGCATTGTCGCCAGCCGCCGTCAACCTCGACAGAATTGCCGAGCGCATTCGCTTTCTCCGGTCTCTGAACCTGCCGACGACGTTGATGGATCGAATTCCGGCCAAGGTCTTTGACGAATTTGCTGCAGAGGGGACGCGAATGAGCGCGCAGCATCTGCGCGACCTTAACACCGAACGCCGACATGCTGTCCTGGCTGCAACAGTGCTCCACCTTTCCCGCCATCTCACCGATTGCGCGATCGACATGTTCAAGAAACTCATGGGCATCCTGACGCGGCGAGCCAATAACCAGGCGGCTGCTCGCGTCACCCGATCCGTTCGGGAAGTGCAGACGCCGTTGAAGGACGTTTCAAAAGTCTGCCATGCGATCATCAAGGCTAGAGAGAAGGGTGAGGACATGGCCAAAGCGCTTGATCTGGTCATCCAATGGCCAGCTTTTACAACCAGTGTCCAGGCGGTCGATACGCTGATCGCGCCGGATGTTATCGACGGTAAAATCGAAATGCTCCAGCGCTATCCGACGATCAGGAAACTGGCGCCACAGTTTCTCTCCACTCTCGTGTTCCGCGGTCACGCAGTGGCGGCGACCCTCTTGCGGGCGCTATCCGTGGTCGCGGGTCTATATCGTACGGGCAAAAGGACCATACCCGACAAGGCACCGATCTCCTTTGCGCCGAAGGGCTGGATGCCTCTCATACTCAAAGATGGAAAGATTGATCGCAGGGCTTATGAGCTTTGCCTGTTCAGCGAATTGAAGCGCCGGCTCGATGCGGGCGATGTCTGGGTGGAAGGAGCCAAACGCTTCCAGTCTTTCGAAAGCTTTCTCATTCCCACGCCGACATTCGAGCTGATGCGTGAGGAAGGACCGCTTCCAATCGCCGTTGATACCGATGTCGAGACGTATCTTCGCCAACAGCGCCAGCTGCTGAACGATGGACTGGCTGACCTCTCGCGTCTGGCCGCAGCCGGCGAGCTCGACGATGTAGAACTGACCGGGGCGGGGTTTAGCGTCACGCCGCACAAGGCTATGTTTCCGGACATCGCCAAGCCGCTGAAGCTAAAGGTGGAAAGCCGTCTGCCTGCGATCCGCATCACTGACCTTTTGCTCGAGGTTGACGCCCGAACGGAATTTTCGAACGCCTTTACCCATTTGCGCAGCGGTCGGACGGCCGACAACAAGCTTGCGCTCCTCACCGCCATCCTGGCGGACGGCATCAATCTCGGTCTCACGAGAATGGCGGACGTTTCCCCCGGCATTACGATGCGCCAACTCGCCTGGGCGCACGACTGGCATATTCGCGAGGAAGGTTACACGGCCGCGCACGCCATTCTCGTCAACGCCCAGAGGCAATTGCCTCTGGCAAGCTTGTGGGGCGATGGAACAACGTCATCCTCCGATGGCCAGTATTTTCCGGCGGGCGGACACGCCGAGGCGATCGGCGACCTCAACGGCCGCTATGGTCCCAACCCCGGCGCCAAATTCTACCGGTTCACCTCTGACCAGTACGGCGCTTTCTACATCATCGCCATGAATGCCAATGCGAGCGAAGCCATCTATGTCCTCGATGGACTGCTCTATCATGGCAGCGATCTCGCCATCGAAACCCACTATGTCGATACCGGCGGGGTAAGCGATATGAGCTTCGCCCTTTGCCATCTCGTTGGTTTCCAGATTGTGCCTCGGCTGCGCGGTCTCAAGGATCGCAAGCTCTATCTCTTCCCGGGCGACGCGCCTCCCGAAAACCTGGCGCCGCTCGTTGGCGAGCACATCAACGTCGAGCGGATCAAGGCAAACTGGAACGACATCCTGCGGCTGGTCACGACGATCCGTTCCGGGCAGGTTCGGCCTTCGACGGTGTTGGCAAAGCTGTCCGCATTCCCACGCCAGAACGGACTGGCGTTGGCGCTACGCGATCTCGGTCGCATCAATCGGTCCATCTTTCTGCCCCAGTGGTGGCAGAACCCCGAAATGCGCAGGAACGCGACGGTCGGCCTCAACAAGAGCGAATCCCAGAACACCTTGGCCCGCGCACTGTTCTTCAATCGCCTCGGAGAATTGCGCGACCGGACTTTCGAGAGCCAGTTCTACCGAGCATCTGGACTGAACCTGCTAATCAACGCCATCGTCTACTGGAACACACTCTATCTCGAACCGGCGTTCGCCGAGCTCAACCGAGATGGCATTCCCACGCCGCTTGACATCATCAAACACATTACCCCACTCGGCTGGCAGCACATCAGTCTCACCGGCGATTACATCTGGACCCCAACAGACGGCGTTGATCTCAGGCCATTGCGGCGCGAAACATCTATCCTCGCAGCGTGA
- a CDS encoding type II toxin-antitoxin system HicA family toxin: MPWRDIEAMLAACGAEITEGQGSRVRIALNGVRAVFHRPHPQKETDKGAVKSVRRFLLEAEIQP; encoded by the coding sequence ATACCTTGGCGCGACATCGAGGCCATGCTGGCCGCATGTGGGGCGGAAATTACGGAAGGGCAAGGGTCGCGTGTCCGCATAGCCTTGAATGGCGTGCGTGCGGTGTTTCACCGGCCTCATCCGCAAAAAGAAACGGATAAGGGTGCGGTGAAATCCGTCCGGCGCTTCCTGCTCGAAGCGGAGATACAACCATGA
- a CDS encoding MobA/MobL family protein — protein sequence MAIFHLHVKNISRGDGRSAVAAAAYRAGETLPNEIEERDSAFGGRRDVLHAEIVCPVGVPPWMLDRATLWNAVEAAERRKDARLAKEIEAALPRELPPEAWLVVCRTFAAHYAGQGFVADFSIHDDGSAHNPHVHVMLTTRIVTGAGFGGKIRSADGRQFVEDARAVWAELVNAALAKAGLDVSVDPRSHARAGVDRVPTQHRGPDAAERRSRREKMGLSRLLMSKVVKEPDGERARLLRDWPASQMRHSLAENGDMPVPGPDGGLISQGQLDEAQTRMLDDMESPSRDEPARALARRWSENPEPSHRPPQDHTAPFTSRRWATEVSDPEPADEREASFRSRRWETGHEDGSHQEPEREREYEERVRERTRD from the coding sequence ATGGCGATCTTCCATCTGCATGTAAAAAACATCAGTCGTGGTGACGGACGCTCGGCGGTCGCTGCGGCGGCTTACAGGGCAGGGGAGACCCTGCCGAACGAGATCGAGGAACGCGACAGTGCCTTCGGAGGCCGCCGTGACGTGCTACATGCGGAGATCGTTTGTCCGGTCGGGGTGCCGCCGTGGATGCTTGACCGGGCGACACTCTGGAATGCGGTCGAGGCCGCCGAGCGGCGCAAGGATGCGCGGCTGGCAAAAGAGATCGAAGCGGCATTGCCGCGCGAGTTGCCGCCGGAAGCTTGGCTTGTCGTTTGCCGTACCTTTGCAGCCCATTACGCGGGGCAAGGCTTTGTGGCGGACTTTTCTATCCATGATGACGGTTCCGCGCATAATCCGCATGTCCATGTCATGTTGACCACGCGTATTGTCACCGGGGCTGGATTTGGTGGGAAAATTCGCTCCGCAGACGGCAGGCAGTTCGTTGAAGACGCCAGAGCGGTGTGGGCCGAACTTGTAAATGCGGCCCTGGCAAAGGCGGGACTGGACGTTTCCGTGGACCCGCGCAGTCACGCGCGGGCAGGCGTGGATCGCGTTCCAACACAACACCGGGGACCGGATGCCGCCGAGCGGCGGTCAAGGAGAGAAAAAATGGGACTGTCTCGGTTGTTGATGTCGAAAGTGGTGAAAGAACCGGACGGCGAACGGGCCCGCCTTTTGCGAGATTGGCCCGCAAGCCAGATGCGGCATAGCCTTGCCGAGAACGGCGACATGCCAGTACCTGGTCCGGACGGCGGCTTGATAAGCCAAGGCCAGCTTGACGAGGCCCAGACACGGATGCTGGATGACATGGAAAGCCCCTCGCGCGACGAGCCTGCGAGGGCGCTGGCACGTCGCTGGTCGGAGAATCCCGAACCTTCACACCGCCCGCCGCAGGATCATACCGCACCATTTACCTCGCGACGGTGGGCGACGGAGGTTTCCGACCCTGAGCCTGCAGACGAACGCGAGGCATCATTCCGTTCCCGGCGTTGGGAAACGGGGCATGAAGACGGAAGCCATCAGGAGCCCGAAAGGGAGAGGGAATATGAGGAGCGTGTTCGTGAGCGAACGCGCGATTAG
- a CDS encoding PIN domain-containing protein codes for MSKGTILERVQEMTRQAQEREAEKLMTLELVKEAISEAARQGYSRAVIVPAKALDLTKTEMAKATVAQLRKEGFRTEWEVRLQADNTSYQALVVSW; via the coding sequence ATGAGCAAAGGCACCATTCTTGAACGCGTGCAGGAAATGACCCGGCAAGCCCAGGAGCGTGAAGCCGAAAAACTCATGACGCTCGAACTGGTGAAAGAGGCGATTTCCGAGGCGGCACGCCAAGGCTACAGTCGCGCCGTCATCGTGCCCGCAAAGGCGCTCGATCTGACGAAAACGGAAATGGCCAAGGCGACGGTCGCCCAACTACGGAAGGAAGGGTTCCGGACGGAATGGGAAGTTCGCCTGCAAGCGGATAACACATCCTACCAGGCGCTAGTCGTCAGCTGGTAG
- a CDS encoding phage integrase N-terminal domain-containing protein, producing MDDLSFSLKTLCSRSGEGSFGTRALRQRGLTAMALDLKTMGYRLPGAASLKGKHVTALVAHWKTGGLSDQTIRNRLTWLRWWAFQVGKPGLLPKTNDTFGLAERGRFSDNKAKRLEGAALQRVRDTRVQLALKLEAAFGLRREEALKLRPVLADRGDRIALKASWCKGGRYREIPITHDKQRALLDEVRAVVGDGSLIGAGRNYHQALKSYENQLIRAGISNAHGYRHAYAQWRYKALTGWSCPAAGGPTVDKMTPAHAARDRSARLEISHELGHGRLDVTDTYLGRRFAPVAKKESAA from the coding sequence ATGGATGATTTGAGCTTTAGCCTGAAAACCCTCTGCTCCCGATCGGGAGAGGGAAGTTTTGGCACCCGTGCGCTGCGGCAGCGGGGCTTGACCGCCATGGCCCTTGATTTGAAGACCATGGGTTACCGCCTTCCGGGAGCGGCAAGCCTGAAGGGTAAGCACGTCACCGCGCTGGTCGCCCATTGGAAGACCGGCGGGCTATCCGACCAGACCATCCGCAACCGATTGACCTGGCTGCGGTGGTGGGCCTTTCAGGTCGGCAAACCCGGCCTTCTGCCGAAAACCAATGACACCTTTGGCCTCGCGGAGCGCGGCCGGTTTTCCGACAACAAGGCCAAGCGTCTTGAAGGTGCGGCGCTGCAGCGCGTGCGGGACACCCGCGTCCAGCTCGCACTCAAGCTTGAAGCAGCATTTGGCCTGCGGCGGGAAGAGGCACTTAAACTCCGGCCGGTCCTCGCGGACCGGGGCGATCGCATCGCCCTCAAGGCGAGCTGGTGCAAGGGTGGACGTTATCGGGAGATTCCGATCACCCACGACAAACAGCGCGCCCTCCTCGACGAGGTGCGCGCCGTGGTCGGCGATGGCTCGCTTATCGGCGCCGGGCGCAATTACCACCAGGCGCTCAAGTCCTACGAGAACCAGCTGATCAGGGCGGGCATCAGCAATGCCCACGGCTATCGGCACGCCTATGCCCAGTGGCGCTATAAGGCGCTCACCGGCTGGTCCTGTCCGGCCGCTGGAGGTCCAACCGTGGACAAGATGACTCCGGCGCACGCCGCGCGTGACCGCTCGGCGCGCCTAGAGATTTCGCACGAGTTGGGCCACGGTCGCCTCGACGTCACAGACACATATCTCGGCCGCCGCTTCGCACCGGTCGCCAAGAAAGAGAGTGCGGCATGA
- a CDS encoding type II toxin-antitoxin system ParD family antitoxin, protein MASSANLGDKLETYVSDLVKTGRYNSRSEVLREGVRLVEEREKRLASLDAAIARGLADVAAGRTRPIEDVAAELSAKYRKMAEERGL, encoded by the coding sequence ATGGCTAGCAGTGCAAATCTCGGTGATAAGCTGGAAACCTACGTTTCCGACCTCGTGAAAACGGGGCGCTACAACTCACGCAGCGAAGTACTGCGGGAAGGCGTGCGCCTGGTCGAGGAACGCGAGAAACGACTTGCATCGCTTGATGCCGCCATTGCTCGTGGCCTTGCCGATGTCGCGGCTGGACGCACCCGCCCGATTGAGGATGTTGCAGCGGAATTGAGCGCCAAATACCGCAAAATGGCGGAAGAACGCGGCCTGTGA